A DNA window from Rhineura floridana isolate rRhiFlo1 chromosome 11, rRhiFlo1.hap2, whole genome shotgun sequence contains the following coding sequences:
- the PRPF31 gene encoding U4/U6 small nuclear ribonucleoprotein Prp31, which translates to MSLADELLADLEEAAEEEDGSFVDEEDESPIEDVQEEMQVDLATDSVKSIAKLWDSKMFAEIMLKIEEYISKQPKASEVLGPVEAAPEYRVIVDANNLTVEIENELNIIHKFIRDKYSKRFPELESLVPNALDYIRTVKELGNSLDKCKNNENLQQILTNATIMVVSVTASTTQGQQLTEEELERIEEACDMALELNQSKHRIYEYVESRMSFIAPNLSIIVGASTAAKIMGIAGGLTNLSKMPACNIMLLGAQRKTLSGFSSTSVLPHTGYIYHSDIVQSLPPDLRRKAARLVSAKCTLAARVDSFHESPEGKVGYDLKEEIERKFDKWQEPPPVKQVKPLPAPLDGQRKKRGGRRYRKMKERLGLTEIRKQANRMSFGEIEEDAYQEDLGFSLGHLGKSGSGRVRQTQVNEATKARISKTLQRTLQKQSMVYGGKSTIRDRSSGTASSVAFTPLQGLEIVNPQAAEKKVAEANQKYFSSMAEFLKVKSEKNGIMSTT; encoded by the exons ATGTCTTTAGCAGATGAACTATTGGCTGACCTTGAGGAGGCAGCAGAAGAAGAGGATGGCAGCTTTGTGGATGAAGAGGATGAGTCTCCCATTGAGGATGTCCAGGAAGAGATGCAAGTGGATCTGGCAACTGATTCGGTCAAGAGTATTGCCAAGCTCTGGGACAGTAAGATG TTTGCTGAAATCATGTTGAAGATCGAGGAATATATCAGCAAACAGCCCAAAGCATCTGAAG TTCTAGGCCCAGTAGAGGCTGCTCCTGAATATAGAGTCATTGTGGATGCCAACAACCTCACAGTGGAGATTGAGAATGAGCTAA ACATTATTCACAAGTTCATTCGAGACAAGTACTCCAAGCGATTCCCTGAACTAGAATCCCTTGTTCCAAATGCGCTGGACTACATCCGGACTGTCAAG GAACTAGGCAACAGCTTGGACAAATGCAAGAACAATGAGAACCTTCAACAGATCCTTACCAATGCCACAATCATGGTGGTCAGTGTCACGGCATCCACTACCCAGGG GCAACAGTTAACTGAGGAAGAACTGGAGCGCATTGAGGAGGCCTGTGACATGGCCCTGGAGCTAAACCAGTCCAAGCACCGCATCTACGAGTATGTGGAGTCCCGCATGTCCTTCATCGCCCCCAACTTGTCTATCATCGTGGGAGCCTCCACTGCTGCTAAAATCATGG GTATTGCTGGTGGCCTCACAAACCTTTCCAAGATGCCGGCCTGTAACATCATGCTTCTGGGAGCCCAGAGGAAGACTCTGTCTGGATTTTCCAGCACTTCAGTGCTGCCTCACACTGGCTACATCTATCACAGTGACATTGTACAGTCATTGCCCCCG GATCTGCGGAGGAAGGCCGCTCGGTTGGTGTCAGCAAAATGCACATTGGCAGCGCGTGTGGACAGCTTTCATGAGAGCCCTGAAGGGAAG GTTGGTTATGATCTCAAGGAGGAAATCGAGAGGAAATTTGACAAGTGGCAGGAACCGCCTCCGGTCAAGCAAGTGAAGCCACTGCCAGCACCTTTGGATGGACAAAGGAAGAAACGTGGAGGGCGCAG ATATCGTAAGATGAAAGAGCGTCTTGGTCTAACAGAAATCCGAAAGCAGGCAAACCGGATGAGCTTTGGAGAG ATTGAAGAGGATGCTTACCAGGAAGACCTTGGGTTCAGTCTGGGTCACTTAGGCAAATCAGGCAGTGGCCGTGTCCGGCAGACACAAGTCAATGAGGCCACGAAGGCACGCATCTCAAAGACCTTGCAA CGCACACTCCAAAAGCAAAGCATGGTGTATGGGGGGAAGTCAACCATCCGGGACCGCTCCTCAGGCACTGCATCCAGCGTGGCCTTCACTCCGCTGCAG GGTCTAGAGATTGTAAACCCGCAGGCAGCTGAAAAGAAAGTAGCTGAAGCCAACCAGAAGTACTTCTCCAGCATGGCCGAATTCTTAAAGGTGAAGAGTGAGAAGAACGGCATCATGTCCACCACATAA